The Setaria viridis chromosome 9, Setaria_viridis_v4.0, whole genome shotgun sequence sequence caatatCAAACTGATTAAAGGGTATGGACTATGGAGTCATCATTGAAGAGAACAATTGTGTTGTTTAAAGCTCATACTTCAACAAATATAACCAAGAACCACAGTAGAATACATAAATTTGCTCAAAATCACAATATGAGACAAAACTTTACAGTCAGTACCACTCCAGTTTAGGGGAAAAATTATTAAGAATAAGAAACAACTCATATAAATTATTAGCATGCAAGAATAAGAAACGCTTTCACTAATTAAGCCATATAACTCACACTGATTTATGTTTGAGATATTTTGGCTGTGAAGCCTGCAACCAGCTTCAAGATAGGACTTCATTCTGTGAGTGCAGTTAGATTTAAGTATCTGTTTCATGACATCTGATTCGGTAGGAATCTGCGGCCTCCGAAAGTACTCTGTAATAAGATAGGTCAATGCCTTAATCAACCATAATCTACGGAGAAAATACCGGTAAACAGTACACGATGCCATCAAAATATAATGGGCACAACAGAGTGGGTCATATAAGCTGAACTGCTGAACCTTCAAGGGTTATCAGCTGTGCTCACAAACAGAGAAAGAGAGCATATTGGAGTTACTAACCAAGCTCCTGATGGAATCTCACAAGCAATCGATTGCCAGATTCAGCTAGCTCCTCGAACCGAGCCACCCTGCGTCAACGATGGAAGAACCAGCACAGCACATTTTAGCGGGAATTTCAAtcgaaaaaggaaacaaaactCAGATAGCGCAGGGGGGTGAAATACTTGGTCATGAACTCCACGAAAATACCGCGGCAAGTGCTCTCATCCACACCCgccgcgtcgggcggcggcggctcgtccagcATAGCTGAAGCCGTCTCCCTCAATTGCCTGCAAACTTCCTTCCACGGAGCTGTCGCCTGGGCAGCAGCGACGGCGAGACGAGCCCAGTATAAGGCCCCGTTTGACGGGGCTCCGGGAGCGGCTCCTCGTTTCCCACCCTTGCCCTCGGGGGAGGGCCCGCAGGCAggcggaggacggcgacgggcgggaggtggccgacggcgacggccgggaggggggccggaggcggccgggaggcggacgacggcgacggcgggaggtgggggccggcggcgggcgacgggggcgggccggcggcgggagaccggcaggcggcggggggcgggggaTTGGATAGGGAAGAGAGATGAGGGAACGGGAGGCGGTCTGGCGGTGGGAGGCCGGCGGTGGAATAAACGAATGAAGACAGGAAAATAAATAgggagaagagaaaagaaaagagaaggaaaccaTTTTAAACTACATGGTAGACCCGTTTGCCAAATAGTTTTCTAAAAGTACTTCAACTCTTATAGAGAAATCACTAAGAGGAATCAAAGCTGGAACTATTTAAGAGAAGCTGAAACCTTGCCAAACGAGCTCTAACTATTTAGTGAGCTGGATCGACACTTCGGGCCTATGTTCCGGTTCACTAGGCAGAAATCCAATCCATCTTTCGGAAGATGTTTATAAAGTTACATTCCAATATTTGAGATTCAGGCAAACATTCACGTTTGTGGGATCACCaccacccaaaccctagcctcgctccctccctcccttgcgTGCGGTGCAGCCCCACGCGTGATGCGCCACCTCCCCCAACCCACGCACCTACCGCCGCGCCCCCCGCGCGGGCTCGACGATCCCGCGGCCTTTCGCGCGCCGCTACCGCTGGCCGCCAGAGCAGGAGAGGAAGGCGCGGCCGGCAACTTTTCTTGAAAATTTATTGGTGCAACttttttcgaaaaatgttggattcaaCTTTTGAAAAAGAAATGTTGGCTCAACTTTTTCATGAATAAATGTTGTCTGAAGAAATGTTAATTCaaatttttgagaaaaatgGACTACCATCAAATGTGAGAGTTGGAAAATAAGgtgagaaagaagaagataagTCCGGGCCTCAGACGGCCCGGAAGTTTCAACTCCATAATCGGAGCCCCTTTAATCCACGGCGGTCGGCGGGCTTTTGGCCCCGTCGTCGCCGAGGACGATGCAACGGCGGCCGCAAATGGAGAACGGCCTGTGAGGCGCCACGTGTCTCCAACCGCGGCCTCACTCGTATTACTCCCTCGCTGTCCTCACCCTTCTCGTCGTCTCCCTCCCAACAGTCTCGACGGGCGCCGTCTCCGCTTCTCCGACTCCGAGATGGCAGCCTCGGCATTAGCCTCCCGCGCGCTGCAGCCTCCGCACTGccaccaccccgccgcccctccgccgcgcgcgcgtccGGCAATTGCCGCTGCTCCAAGGGCGCGCGGGCGCGTGGCGCCCGCGTCCGCGCGGTGCCGGGCAGTGGCTGCCGACGAGCGCCCCGCAGACCCCGCGTTCCCCGAGGGCCAGAACCGCGGGCTTTCCGGGTACAAGCCGCACCCATCCGCACTGCACCAAGGTGACTACTCAAAATTCAGACCTCCTCATCGCCTTGCCGTTGTTGTGTTGGTTTGCGGTCGATCAGGGCGGTGGAGAGGCCGGAGGCGGACGTCGTCGTGATCGGCAGCGGGCTCGGCGGGCTGTGCTGCGCGGGGCTCCTGGCGAGGTACGGCCAGGACGTGCTGGTGCTCGAGAGCCATGACCGCCCGGGAGGCGCCGCGCACTCGTTCGACATCAAGGGGTTCAACTTCGACTCGGGGCCGTCTTTGTTCTCAGGGTTCCAGTCCAGAGGCCCCCAGGCAAATCCACTTGCTCAGGTGAGCTCACGTGCTACTTGATTGTGCATAGCTTTTCAGCAATTTGGCAGTCGGATTGGATGGACTGCCAATGTTTATGATGTCAAGAGCTTGAAGTTGTTCTGATTGTTCGACTGGCTCAGGTCCTTGATGCCTTAGGTGAATCGGTACCTTGTGCATCATATGACTCTTGGATGGTTCATGTACCTGAAGGACAGTTCCTCTCTAGGATTGGTCCAACTGAATTCCTCAAGGTAAGCTATCTTGATTAGGCCACTGGCACTTGCAGCACGTGCATTTTCAGCAAGTTGCTTCAGTAGCCATTGGTAGGTTTATTATTTAGTCATTCATAATTGTAAGGTGTCCTCGTGGGAAGAAGTAATTTTTATTACTGTTTGCTTATAATAACAACAATGAAGCAATCGCAGAAGAATTGTTTACCGATAATTCTCGACGCTTAGTGTATTATCTAGTTATATGATAATCAGACATGATGGCATTTCTGATCATTTCGTGATACTGGACAAATAGTTCCATAGTATGTGTAAGCAGACCTGTTCGGGCATCAGTGTATTGCCGTACGCGTTCTGTAATCCAAACACTCTtgttcttaatacaaagatgcaCAGCTCTCCTGTGtagttgagaaaaaaaaatagttccACACAATGTTGTATGCTCCACTGTGCACACCTACTTGTTGTGATCGACAGAGAGCTAATAGTGATGCTGGGGGAATGAAAACCTGAAAATAGGGGGTGGATTGCTGCCATGATAATTTGCTAAGATTTCCTGGAGTAACCAGCATGTATCAATACATGCAGACATGTACCAATGCTCTCAcatttacaatattttttttgtcaaaatttGTTTGTGTTGGAGTGCTCTCACACTTATTGGATCCTAACTTATAATTCTTGCAGGACCTTGAGACATTTGTTGGTGTTGACGCTGTCCAGGAGTGGAAAAAGCTTCTTGTGAGTTTCCTTATCTATCCTTTAGATTCTTATAGAAATTATTTTCTAGTTGTAAATAGACTATTTGAAAATCTGAACAACATATGGGTCATGCACTAGGCATCTAGGCGGTATCTTTCTTGTGCGTCAGTACGGCATTTTCATCATGCAAAGTCCGTAACTTAGGATGCTCTTATACTCCACTAAAACATGTGCTAATACCATACTGAAAACGATCTCAGGATGCAGTTATTCCTATGTCTGCAGCTGCAATGGCTTTGCCTCCACTTTCAATTCGAGGTGATTTGGGTATTCTATCAACAGCTGCTGGTAGATATGCTCCTTCTCTGTTGAAATCATTCATACAAATGGGACCCCAAGGAGCTCTGGGCGCAACTAAACTTCTACGACCATTCCAAGAGATTGTTGATTCGCTAGGGCTGAAAAATCCCTTCGTTCGTAACTGGATCGATCTCCTGTGCTTTCTACTTGCTGGAGTCAAATCTGATGGTGCTCTTTCTGCAGAAATGGTAATCTAAGTTCTGACAAACTGTTGCAttatcaaaattcaaaaaaagTAACACATAATGTGCAAAATATGATATATCAACAGATTCAGTATTTATTGCCTGTTTCCTAAGATCTAGGTTGAGGTTGAGGTATCTTATTTACCACATAAAATCCAGATCTGTTATACCATATCCATATGGATGATCACGAACATATTAAAAAAAGTTTGCCTTTtgtatttcttttaaaaaaatgttgtgtTGTGTCAATTGGATAGATGTACTGATGTAGTCATTCTATTAATCTGTGTTGATACGTTTGTTGGTGCATCAGTGCATGGTAAGTTTGCTTATGAAAATTGATGGGAGTACTGTTTCAACATTCCACCTTCATTTCATTTAAACCGATATGCTGATGTTGGCAACAATGTACTCTTACTGTCTTTTAAACTTGTGGCAGTCTCATCGTAACATGCCCAATCTAGGATTCATGTACCAGGTCCCATATTTCAGGACCTATAGCAAGTCACTCCCATCTGCCCCTAATCCAAGCAATGCAATGGCCACAGTAGTGATTACCTGTGGCTGAACTATGTAGGGTAGCTGCGTATTTGTCCAGTGATGGATAGTTATTACTGTTACAAGAATAATCAGATGGCTATTGTTGTCTGTTTGTTCCATATCATAATTCAATCTTTACCTCTTGCATATGTTCTTGGCAGTCCTCCTGTCGTGGCCATTCAAAAAATTTAGGATAATTTAAAATGtacaaatttgaagtgtttggTTCATCATttgatctaattacatcctcaGGTTTATATGTTTGCAGAATGGTATAAACCAGGATGCATGCTTGAGTACCCACTGGGTGGAACTGGAGCAATAATAGATGCCCTTGTGAGCGGTATTGAAAAATTTGGTGGCAGAATTGCTCTTCGTTCTCATGTTGAGAAGATCTTAATCGAGAATGGTCGAGCAGTTGGTGTCAAGCTACAAAGTGGACAAGTAAGCTCCAGAGGATATTTGTTGGCAAATAAAGTTAAACATTTCTCCTGCAGAACCAAAACGATTAAAAATACTAGGAAGAAAACGTGGGGGAATGAGTGGTATGTCACGACCGCAAAGCCAATAACAACAACTAGCAAGGCTCTGATTTAGATGTCATGTGCCTGTCATAGACAATGATTTTGTCTAGTGACATTTCACAATATTTTGTCAATCATAATATACAGTGCACCATCTCAATAGATAGTGTCTATGTGAAAAAAAGCTAACTAAGTGTTATCCTCAGTACTGCATATCATATTTAGTTTAAGCCTTTCTCCATTCCTTTCAATTAGTGGCAGACCATTGAAATGATGTAGGCAAAGACGGAAAAAAAATACCACCATGTTGTCTTATGCAACATATTTTTGAGTGGCATGATTGTGCCACGTGTCAGTGTAGGCCACTAGATAAACTTTTttgttgcaaatttgcaatgaCTGCCATCATCCAACCTAAGGTTTGAAGAAAGATGCAGCTGTTGAAATCTTTGTCGGACATTATGTGTCCTATTGCAGGTCGTACGTGCAAAGAAAGCAGTTGTTAGCAATGCATCTATGTGGGATACTTTGGATCTGCTACCACCAGATGTTGTCCCAAAATCATATGAAGATAAAGTGAAAGCAACTCCACAGTGTGATTCTTTTATGCATCTTCACTTGGGTTTTGATGTAGAGGTATGCTTCGCCTGAAGTTAAGTCTAGTaaattattttcactaagatgtGTTTCTCCGCATAGGTGATATGTCTCTTACCATACCCTTCGGACATTACTGAAACAGAATGCGAGAGAGGACCTCGGTATCCATCACATTGTGGTTGATGATTGGAacaaaggagttgatggtgaacAAAATGTTGTGCTGATATCCGTTCCTAGTGTTCTTAGTAAGGACCTGGCACCGCCTGGAAAGCATATTCTTCATGCATATACACCAGGGACAGAACCTTTCCGTTTGTGGGAGGGAATGGACCGGAAAAGTGCAGATTATCGAAGGCTGAAGGAAGAACGTTCTGAGGTACTTGAGTTCCAACTTTGGTTTCTTGCTGCTGTGATGCAATGCTGCTATAGTTCCAATTTTGATTCCTTGCTGCCATCGGTGCCTAGCAGTATATTGCATAATTTAGATATTCCTTGGAAGTCTCATCTGTCCACCCTCATTGATCCAGTTTAGCGCATGTGCTCATTTCCATTGTCTAAGCAAGATGTGATAATGATAGTTAAACAGTCAAGAGAGAAATGCCCCAAAAGCTGGCACAGAAGTCATCAAAATGAGACTAGTTTTTCAAAAGAAGACCACCATCAACTGTTTATAAGAAGTAATAACTTTGCTGCCTTGACTATGACTGACATTCTAATACAAACTTTCCAGGTGATGTGGAAAGCAGTGGAGGTTGCTCTTGGCCCGAAATTTAGCCGAGAAAAATGCGACGTTAAGTTGGTCGGGACACCATTAACGCATAAGAGATTTCTCAGAAGGAATAGGGGAACCTATGGTCCAGCCATAAAAGCTGGAGAAGCCACTTTCCCTGGGCAAGCAACACCAATCCCACAGCTCTTCTGTTGTGGTGACTCGACTT is a genomic window containing:
- the LOC117839471 gene encoding prolycopene isomerase, chloroplastic; amino-acid sequence: MAASALASRALQPPHCHHPAAPPPRARPAIAAAPRARGRVAPASARCRAVAADERPADPAFPEGQNRGLSGAVERPEADVVVIGSGLGGLCCAGLLARYGQDVLVLESHDRPGGAAHSFDIKGFNFDSGPSLFSGFQSRGPQANPLAQVLDALGESVPCASYDSWMVHVPEGQFLSRIGPTEFLKDLETFVGVDAVQEWKKLLDAVIPMSAAAMALPPLSIRGDLGILSTAAGRYAPSLLKSFIQMGPQGALGATKLLRPFQEIVDSLGLKNPFVRNWIDLLCFLLAGVKSDGALSAEMVYMFAEWYKPGCMLEYPLGGTGAIIDALVSGIEKFGGRIALRSHVEKILIENGRAVGVKLQSGQVVRAKKAVVSNASMWDTLDLLPPDVVPKSYEDKVKATPQCDSFMHLHLGFDVENAREDLGIHHIVVDDWNKGVDGEQNVVLISVPSVLSKDLAPPGKHILHAYTPGTEPFRLWEGMDRKSADYRRLKEERSEVMWKAVEVALGPKFSREKCDVKLVGTPLTHKRFLRRNRGTYGPAIKAGEATFPGQATPIPQLFCCGDSTFPGIGVPAVAASGAIVANTLVSVSQHSELLDAVGI